CAGGCGGCTTTGGAATCGCCGGCGCTGGCAGACCTGATATACCAGCCGGAATCCATTAACTACCCGGTTTTTATCGATACCCTGGCCGAACTGAAGCCGGACATTATGGCCGTGGTGGCTTACGGCCAGAAGCTGTCCCGTCCGTTGCTGGAACTGGCGCCGCAGGGTTGCGTCAATATGCATCCGTCGCTGTTGCCCAAGTACCGGGGCGCGGCTCCGGTCAATCACGCCATCTGGCAGGGCGAAACGGTTACAGGCGTGACGATATTCAGGCTGGCCGAGAAGATGGACGCCGGCCCGATTATCAGCCAGGCCAAGACGGATATCGGGAACAACGAGACGGCTCCAGAGCTGGCTGAACGGCTGTCGCGCCTGGGCGCGGAACTATTGGTCAAGGCGATAGACGCTATGGCCGGCGGGCGGGCTTCGTTCCGGGCGCAGGACGATTCCCAGGCGACGCTGGCCCGCAAGTTCAAGAAAACCGACGGGCTGGTGGATTGGAACCGGACGGCCCTGGCAATCTATAACCAGTTCCGGGCGCTGAAGCCCTGGCCCGGGACGTATACCGGCTGGAATAATTCGCACGTAGAAATTGACGGGGCGCAATTAATATCGCAAGATGCCTCGGACGGACAGCCCGGGCAGGTGGCTTCGATAACCGAAGACTGCATTTCGGTCTGGGCGCATCCCGGGATTATCGGCATTACCCGGCTGAAGCCGGCCGGGCATAAGGAGCTGAACGCCCGCGAGTTCGTCAACGGTTACCGGATTAAGACCGGCGACAGATTAGGACACCAATGAAAAAGAAGCTGACTAACCTAGTATTATGGCTCAATAACGCCTTGAGGGTCCGTAAGAATTTCCGGCCGGAAGAGGTGATGCTGGTGTTTTCGCACTGCCTGCAGAATTCGGAATGCAACCAGAAGATAGTGGCCAGCCTGAGCAACTGCAAGCGCTGCGGCGAGTGCCCGGTCAGCGGGATAATCGAGCTGAGCCAGCGTTACGGGGTGCAATGCGCGGCCGCCTCGGGCGGAGAGATGGCGCTGGAGAAGGTCAGCCCCAAAGGGGTCAAGGCGGTGCTGGCCATCGCCTGCGAGAAGGAGCTGGCCGCCGGAGTCAAGGCGATTTATCCCAAGCCGGTCGTGGCCGTGCGCAATACCCGGCCCAAAGGACCGTGCAAGGACTGCCAGGTGGACCTGAGCGCGGTTGAAGACGGATTGAAGAAGGTCATCACTCCGGAGAAGAAAACGGGCAAGGGCAAATCCTGAACCGGACCTACCTATTACTGGCTGCCCCGACTGACTGAACCAGGTAGTAAGACAGCCGTGCCAGATGCGAGGTCATATCTATATCCAGCACCTTGACGCCGGCCGGGACGTTGAGCCGGATAGGCGCGAAGTTAAGAATGGTTTTTACGCCCGCATCCACCAAGGCGTCAGTGATATCCTGCGCGGCTGTCGCCGGCACGGTCAGGATTCCGATTTTGACGTGGGAACCGCTGAGTTCCTGCGGTATCTTGGCGATATCCTTTATTTTGATTCGGCCGGCCGACTTGCCGATTTTGGACGGCTGGTTATCGAAGATGCGGGTGATTTTGAATCCCTGGGCGTGCAGCCCGGCATAACCGATGAGCGCCCGGCCCAGGTTGCCCACGCCGACCAGCGCGACTTCCCAGTCGCGGTTGATTCCGAGTATGGATTTTATCTGCTTGGTCAGGTCGGCCACGCTGTAGCCCTTGCCCGGCGTGCCGAATTGGCCGAAATAAGTCAGGTCTTTGCGGATTTGGGCGGCTGAACAGCCGGTCAGCAGCGATAATTCGT
This region of Candidatus Brocadiia bacterium genomic DNA includes:
- the fmt gene encoding methionyl-tRNA formyltransferase; the encoded protein is MRIVFAGSSGLAVPCLKALAGAEGHELVGIITQPDRPKGRGLKESQTPVKQAALESPALADLIYQPESINYPVFIDTLAELKPDIMAVVAYGQKLSRPLLELAPQGCVNMHPSLLPKYRGAAPVNHAIWQGETVTGVTIFRLAEKMDAGPIISQAKTDIGNNETAPELAERLSRLGAELLVKAIDAMAGGRASFRAQDDSQATLARKFKKTDGLVDWNRTALAIYNQFRALKPWPGTYTGWNNSHVEIDGAQLISQDASDGQPGQVASITEDCISVWAHPGIIGITRLKPAGHKELNAREFVNGYRIKTGDRLGHQ
- a CDS encoding DUF116 domain-containing protein: MKKKLTNLVLWLNNALRVRKNFRPEEVMLVFSHCLQNSECNQKIVASLSNCKRCGECPVSGIIELSQRYGVQCAAASGGEMALEKVSPKGVKAVLAIACEKELAAGVKAIYPKPVVAVRNTRPKGPCKDCQVDLSAVEDGLKKVITPEKKTGKGKS
- a CDS encoding redox-sensing transcriptional repressor Rex, whose product is MKSRQYIPEDAVRRLFLYHRALIDLHRHAGVASSINQHDARVTSSDELSLLTGCSAAQIRKDLTYFGQFGTPGKGYSVADLTKQIKSILGINRDWEVALVGVGNLGRALIGYAGLHAQGFKITRIFDNQPSKIGKSAGRIKIKDIAKIPQELSGSHVKIGILTVPATAAQDITDALVDAGVKTILNFAPIRLNVPAGVKVLDIDMTSHLARLSYYLVQSVGAASNR